One genomic segment of Mastomys coucha isolate ucsf_1 unplaced genomic scaffold, UCSF_Mcou_1 pScaffold22, whole genome shotgun sequence includes these proteins:
- the Colgalt1 gene encoding procollagen galactosyltransferase 1, protein MAVLPRGSRGLPLLPLLLLLLPLGGPRGADGYFPEERWSPESPLQAPRVLIALLARNAAPALPATLGALERLRHPRERTALWVATDHNTDNTSAILREWLVAVKGLYHSVEWRPAEEPSSYPDEEGPKHWSDSRYEHVMKLRQAALKSARDMWADYILFVDSDNLITNPDTLSLLIAENKTVVAPMLDSRAAYSNFWCGMTSQGYYKRTPAYIPIRKRDRRGCFAVPMVHSTFLIDLRKAASRNLAFYPPHPDYTWSFDDIIVFAFSCKQAEVQMYVCNKEVYGFLPVPLRAHSSLQDEAESFMHVQLEVMVKHPPVQLSRFISAPRKTADKMGFDEVFMINLKRRRDRRERMLRALHEQEIDCKLVEAVDGKAMNTSQVEAMGIQMLPGYRDPYHGRPLTKGELGCFLSHYNIWKEVVDRGLQKSLVFEDDLRFEIFFKRRLMNLMRDVEHEGLDWDLIYVGRKRMQVEHPEKAVPRVRNLVEADYSYWTLAYVISLQGAQKLLAAKPLAKMLPVDEFLPVMFDKHPMSEYKSHFSPRNLRAFSVEPLLIYPTHYTGDDGYVSDTETSVVWNNEQVKTDWDRAKSQKMREQQALSREAKNSDVLQSPLDSAARDEL, encoded by the exons ATGGCGGTGTTGCCCCGCGGGTCGCGCGGGctgccgctgctgccgctgctccTACTGCTGCTGCCGCTGGGCGGCCCGCGCGGCGCGGACGGCTACTTCCCAGAGGAGCGCTGGAGCCCCGAGTCCCCGCTACAGGCGCCGCGCGTGCTCATCGCGCTACTGGCGCGGAACGCGGCACCCGCGTTGCCCGCTACGCTAGGCGCCCTGGAGCGGCTGCGCCACCCACGGGAGCGCACGGCGCTGTG GGTGGCCACAGACCACAACACTGACAACACTTCAGCCATACTTCGAGAGTGGCTGGTGGCCGTGAAGGGTTTATACCACTCTGTGGAGTGGCGACCGGCAGAGGAACCCAG CTCCTATCCAGACGAAGAGGGCCCCAAACACTGGTCTGATTCCCGCTACGAGCATGTCATGAAATTACGCCAAGCCGCCTTGAAGTCAGCTAGGGACATGTGGGCTGACTACATTCTG TTTGTGGACAGCGACAACTTGATCACCAACCCCGACACTCTGAGCTTGCTCATCGCTGAGAACAAGACGGTGGTGGCCCCCATGCTGGACTCCCGAGCAGCGTACTCCAACTTCTGGTGTGGGATGACTTCACAG GGCTACTACAAGCGCACCCCTGCCTACATCCCCATCCGAAAACGAGACCGCAGGGGCTGCTTTGCAGTTCCCATGGTGCACTCTACCTTCCTCATTGACCTGCGTAAGGCTGCATCCAGAAACCTGGCCTTCTACCCACCACACCCAGACTACACCTGGTCTTTTGACGACATCATCGTCTTCGCCTTCTCCTGTAAACAGGCAG AGGTGCAAATGTACGTGTGCAATAAGGAGGTGTACGGCTTCCTGCCTGTACCACTGCGCGCGCACAGCAGCCTGCAGGACGAGGCAGAGAGCTTCATGCATGTACAGCTGGAGGTCATGG tGAAGCATCCCCCAGTGCAGCTCTCCCGATtcatctcagcacccaggaagaCCGCAGACAAGATGGGCTTCGATGAG GTCTTCATGATCAACCTGAAGCGGAGGCGGGACCGGCGAGAACGCATGCTGAGGGCACTGCATGAGCAGGAGATTGACTGCAAGTTGGTGGAGGCTGTAGACGGCAA AGCCATGAACACCAGCCAGGTGGAGGCCATGGGCATCCAGATGCTGCCTGGCTACCGAGACCCCTACCATGGGCGGCCACTCACCAAGGGAGAGCTGGGCTGCTTCCTCAGCCACTACAACATCTGGAAGGAG GTGGTTGATCGGGGACTACAGAAATCACTAGTGTTTGAGGATGATCTGCgttttgagatcttcttcaagaGACGTCTGATGAACCTCATGCGGGATGTGGAACATGAGGGGCTGGACTGGGACCTCAT CTACGTGGGCCGGAAGCGCATGCAGGTGGAGCACCCTGAAAAGGCTGTGCCCCGTGTAAGGAACCTGGTGGAGGCTGATTACTCCTACTGGACGCTAGCCTATGTAATCTCCCTGCAAGGTGCTCAGAagttgcttgctgccaagccactGGCCAAAATGCTACCTGTCGACGAGTTTCTGCCTGTCATGTTTGACAAGCACCCAAT GTCAGAATACAAGAGTCACTTCTCTCCCCGCAACCTACGTGCCTTCTCTGTGGAGCCCCTCCTTATCTACCCTACACACTACACGGGGGATGATGGATATGTGAGTGACACAGAGACCTCAGTTGTGTGGAATAACGAGCAGGTTAAGACTGACTGGGACCGAGCCAAGTCCCAGAAGATGCGGGAACAGCAAGCACTGAGCCGTGAGGCCAAGAACTCAGATGTGCTCCAGTCTCCATTGGACAGTGCTGCGCGTGATGAGCTTTGA